One window of Pseudomonadota bacterium genomic DNA carries:
- the lptC gene encoding LPS export ABC transporter periplasmic protein LptC, which translates to MKNRGIVVYIASGFIISSLLLALYFFLKKPEKIIFPILEEAKSVIVFKDVKYSGEKKGVTDWEIKAKIARKFIDKPVVLMEDLEGKYKPKEGATVFFKGTKGTMNTDEEKGVVEDVDIIYNEYRLKSRFMDFDFKKGITSTSAPVDIKGSKLTLRGIGLTANTNEEIVRIGKDVAGFIETDKGRYKFESDKFVYLLKENRYILEGKVIMKGEDMNLLCDKLYIFSKGNDMERVDAMGKVRLISKGTIAKSEKAVYHFKDDKIVFTESPKIFKDNVEMEGEPIIYNLSNRKFSIDKPKMRLEK; encoded by the coding sequence ATGAAAAACCGAGGGATTGTTGTTTATATTGCATCAGGATTTATAATATCAAGCCTTTTACTGGCTCTATACTTTTTTCTCAAGAAGCCTGAGAAAATAATCTTCCCCATATTAGAAGAAGCGAAAAGTGTAATTGTTTTTAAAGACGTGAAGTATTCTGGAGAAAAGAAGGGGGTTACAGATTGGGAAATAAAGGCAAAAATTGCGAGAAAATTTATCGATAAACCTGTAGTGTTAATGGAGGATCTTGAAGGAAAATACAAGCCAAAGGAGGGTGCTACAGTATTTTTTAAAGGTACAAAAGGCACTATGAACACTGACGAGGAAAAGGGTGTTGTTGAAGACGTGGATATTATCTATAACGAGTACAGGCTCAAAAGCAGATTCATGGATTTTGATTTCAAGAAAGGTATTACCTCCACAAGCGCTCCGGTGGACATAAAGGGTAGTAAGTTGACCTTAAGGGGTATAGGACTCACTGCTAATACAAATGAAGAAATTGTGAGAATTGGAAAGGATGTAGCGGGTTTTATAGAAACTGACAAGGGGAGGTACAAGTTTGAATCCGATAAGTTTGTATACCTTTTAAAAGAAAATCGATACATTTTAGAAGGCAAGGTTATAATGAAGGGTGAAGATATGAACCTCCTTTGTGACAAACTTTACATCTTTAGCAAGGGGAATGATATGGAAAGAGTAGATGCCATGGGCAAGGTGAGATTGATTTCAAAGGGGACTATTGCGAAAAGTGAAAAGGCGGTATATCATTTTAAGGATGACAAGATAGTGTTTACAGAGTCACCAAAGATTTTCAAGGATAATGTTGAGATGGAGGGCGAACCAATTATATATAACCTGTCCAACAGAAAGTTTTCGATAGACAAGCCAAAAATGAGGTTGGAAAAATAA
- a CDS encoding CTP synthase has translation MRQKFIFVTGGVVSSLGKGLASASIGALLESRGLTVALSKLDPYINVDPGTMNPFQHGEVFVTDDGAETDLDLGHYERFTHVVGSKKSNFTTGQVYDTVISRERKGEYLGGTVQVIPHITDEIKRRILSVDDGIDVKIVEIGGTVGDIESLPFLEAIRQLRNELGKENTLFIHLTLVPFIRTADEMKTKPTQHSVKELREIGIQPDILLCRTEKFLSQELKNKIALFCNVEKDAVITAKDVDVIYEVPLLFHNEGLDEKITKLLNIWSRKPALSKWESIVDVIKNPKKQVEIAVVGKYVRLKDSYKSLNEALVHGGIANNCKVNIRYVDSEELEKGAISQFDGIDGILVPGGFGDRGIEGKINAIQHARENKIPFFGLCLGMQLAVVEMGRHLTELQGAHSTEFDENTPCPVIYLIEEWVDRENKTQKRDKFSDKGGTMRLGAYPCKLKQGSLAHKAYNQDLIHERHRHRYEFNVAYRGELEQCGMNITGISPDGTFVEIIEFKDHPWFLACQFHPEFKSKPFSPHPLFREFIKASLKQRQERQKCKKR, from the coding sequence ATGAGACAAAAGTTCATATTTGTGACCGGCGGCGTTGTTTCTTCCCTTGGCAAGGGCCTTGCTTCAGCATCAATCGGTGCACTCCTTGAGTCGAGAGGCCTTACCGTGGCATTATCAAAGCTTGACCCCTATATCAATGTTGATCCAGGCACAATGAACCCCTTTCAACACGGGGAGGTATTTGTCACCGACGATGGGGCAGAAACAGACCTGGATTTAGGTCACTACGAAAGATTCACACATGTTGTTGGCTCAAAAAAAAGCAATTTTACTACGGGCCAGGTATACGACACCGTTATATCAAGGGAGAGGAAAGGCGAATACTTAGGGGGCACTGTTCAGGTTATACCGCACATCACCGATGAGATAAAGAGAAGGATTTTGAGTGTTGACGATGGAATCGATGTGAAGATCGTGGAAATTGGAGGAACAGTCGGTGATATTGAAAGCCTTCCTTTTCTTGAAGCGATAAGGCAATTAAGGAATGAATTAGGGAAAGAAAATACGTTGTTCATCCATCTCACACTTGTCCCCTTCATCAGGACAGCCGATGAAATGAAAACAAAACCAACCCAGCATAGTGTGAAGGAGTTAAGGGAGATTGGAATTCAGCCAGATATTCTCCTCTGCAGAACAGAAAAGTTTTTGTCTCAAGAACTGAAAAATAAAATAGCACTTTTCTGTAATGTGGAGAAAGATGCAGTGATAACTGCGAAGGATGTAGATGTAATATACGAAGTGCCACTCTTATTCCACAATGAAGGGTTAGATGAAAAAATCACAAAATTACTCAATATATGGTCGAGAAAACCAGCCCTCTCAAAATGGGAAAGCATTGTTGATGTGATAAAAAACCCTAAAAAACAGGTAGAAATAGCCGTTGTAGGCAAATATGTGAGGCTGAAGGATTCATACAAAAGTCTCAATGAAGCCCTTGTTCACGGAGGTATCGCAAACAATTGTAAGGTAAATATAAGGTATGTAGACTCAGAAGAGTTAGAAAAGGGGGCAATTTCGCAATTTGATGGTATAGATGGAATACTTGTGCCTGGTGGTTTTGGAGATAGAGGGATAGAGGGCAAGATTAATGCGATACAGCATGCAAGGGAAAATAAGATCCCCTTTTTTGGTTTATGCCTCGGTATGCAACTTGCTGTTGTTGAAATGGGAAGACACCTAACAGAACTTCAAGGGGCACATAGTACAGAATTTGACGAAAACACACCCTGTCCAGTCATATACCTTATTGAAGAATGGGTAGACAGGGAAAATAAGACTCAGAAAAGGGATAAATTTTCAGACAAAGGGGGCACAATGAGGCTTGGTGCTTATCCCTGTAAACTAAAACAGGGAAGCCTTGCCCATAAAGCATACAATCAGGATTTGATTCACGAGAGACACAGACACAGATATGAATTCAATGTGGCTTATCGTGGAGAGTTGGAGCAGTGTGGAATGAACATCACAGGTATTTCTCCTGATGGAACATTTGTTGAGATCATTGAATTCAAAGACCATCCGTGGTTTCTGGCATGCCAATTCCATCCAGAGTTTAAATCAAAACCTTTCAGCCCGCATCCCCTTTTCAGAGAATTCATCAAAGCATCTTTAAAACAGAGGCAAGAAAGACAAAAATGCAAAAAAAGGTGA
- a CDS encoding homoserine dehydrogenase: protein MIGVGIIGLGTVGIGTYKILKEHNSLIKQRTGIDVRVVRIADIDLKRDRGIKLKRGILTKDAYELIEDKNVDIVVELIGGIKPAYDYIVQAIKKKKWVVTANKALLAEKWDEVFKLVEKENCEIGFEASVCGGIPVIRVIRDGLIGNRIHYILGILNGTSNYILTKMTDEGISFNDALNDAKRLGFAEQDPTLDIEGIDAAHKLCILIRLAFHCPISMKDIVTGGISKIEQVDIGFAKEFGYKIKLLAVAKEEKGMIEARVGPAMIPITHPMSNVNGVYNATYVVGDRIGPNLYYGRGAGSDPTGSAVVSDIVDMALRIKVKAPRIKIPVYIGEKRVRGGEESSVPYYMRFAAQDRPGVLSKISGILANYKISISAVTQKGRKENGYVPIVMLTHEAIEKNLKKAKSEIDRLPFIRGGSVYIRIEEGNL, encoded by the coding sequence ATGATAGGCGTTGGAATTATAGGTTTAGGCACTGTAGGCATCGGTACATATAAAATCCTTAAAGAACACAATTCCCTCATAAAACAGAGGACAGGTATTGATGTCAGGGTTGTAAGGATTGCAGATATTGACCTTAAGAGGGATAGAGGGATAAAACTAAAAAGGGGCATTCTTACAAAGGATGCTTACGAACTCATAGAAGATAAAAATGTAGACATTGTTGTTGAGCTCATTGGAGGCATAAAACCCGCCTACGATTATATTGTTCAGGCTATAAAGAAAAAGAAATGGGTAGTAACTGCAAATAAGGCCCTCCTTGCAGAAAAATGGGATGAGGTTTTTAAGCTTGTGGAGAAAGAGAATTGTGAAATAGGGTTTGAGGCATCGGTTTGTGGTGGTATACCGGTGATAAGGGTAATAAGGGATGGTCTTATTGGAAATAGAATACACTATATCCTCGGTATCCTTAATGGCACAAGCAATTATATCCTTACAAAGATGACAGATGAAGGTATATCGTTTAATGATGCACTGAATGATGCCAAGCGGCTGGGCTTTGCAGAACAAGACCCAACACTGGATATAGAAGGTATAGATGCAGCTCATAAACTATGCATACTGATACGTTTAGCCTTTCATTGTCCTATAAGCATGAAAGATATAGTAACAGGGGGGATATCGAAAATAGAACAGGTAGATATAGGTTTCGCCAAGGAATTTGGATATAAAATCAAGCTCCTTGCAGTAGCAAAGGAAGAAAAAGGCATGATAGAGGCAAGGGTTGGACCCGCAATGATACCTATAACCCATCCGATGAGTAATGTGAATGGCGTATACAACGCTACTTATGTGGTGGGAGACAGGATTGGCCCCAACCTCTATTATGGAAGGGGAGCAGGCAGTGACCCTACAGGCAGCGCAGTGGTGAGTGACATAGTGGATATGGCGCTCAGGATTAAGGTTAAGGCTCCACGGATAAAGATTCCTGTATACATAGGTGAGAAAAGGGTAAGAGGGGGCGAAGAATCTTCTGTCCCCTACTACATGAGATTTGCTGCACAGGATAGACCAGGTGTGCTGTCAAAAATTTCAGGTATATTGGCAAACTACAAGATCAGCATCTCCGCAGTTACCCAGAAAGGCAGAAAAGAAAACGGCTATGTGCCAATAGTAATGCTCACCCACGAGGCAATCGAGAAAAACCTAAAAAAAGCAAAGTCGGAGATAGACAGGCTACCATTTATAAGGGGTGGGAGTGTATATATAAGGATTGAGGAAGGAAATCTGTGA
- a CDS encoding KpsF/GutQ family sugar-phosphate isomerase has protein sequence MNNKPGVRDIGREVLKKEAEAILDVMKGLDDNFDRVVDIIHGCLGRVVLMGIGKSGLVCKKIASTLSSVGTPALFLHPADSLHGDLGMLQKGDVLVVVSNSGETEEIITILPWIKRMDIITIVITGNTRSTIANYGDIVLNVKVDEACPYNMIPTSSTTATLALGDAIAVALMEKRNFKIEDFASLHPGGTIGRKLLLRVEDLMHTGDALPRVQKDVSMKHAILEITSKRLGVTGVFNKKEELIGVITDGDLRRAIEKYDNLLIKKAKDVMTVNPKVIRKDALAVYALKKMEEFSITSLFVTEREGQRYPVGIIHIHDLLKAKIV, from the coding sequence ATGAATAATAAGCCGGGGGTCAGGGATATAGGAAGGGAAGTCCTGAAAAAGGAGGCAGAAGCGATCCTTGATGTAATGAAGGGTCTTGATGATAATTTTGACAGGGTGGTTGATATAATACATGGATGTTTGGGCCGGGTTGTACTGATGGGGATAGGCAAATCCGGACTCGTATGCAAGAAAATAGCGTCTACCCTTTCAAGCGTAGGTACCCCTGCTCTCTTTTTACACCCTGCTGACTCACTTCACGGCGACCTTGGTATGCTTCAAAAGGGTGATGTGCTTGTTGTTGTGAGCAATAGTGGCGAAACAGAAGAGATAATAACAATACTTCCCTGGATAAAGCGAATGGACATAATAACCATTGTCATCACCGGAAATACAAGATCAACAATCGCAAACTACGGGGATATAGTCCTCAATGTGAAGGTAGATGAAGCATGCCCCTACAATATGATTCCCACATCAAGTACTACCGCTACGCTTGCACTCGGTGATGCAATTGCTGTTGCCCTTATGGAGAAAAGAAATTTTAAAATAGAGGATTTTGCATCTCTCCATCCAGGCGGAACAATAGGAAGGAAATTGCTCTTAAGGGTAGAGGACCTGATGCATACAGGGGATGCCTTACCAAGGGTGCAAAAGGACGTATCCATGAAACATGCCATTCTTGAAATCACCTCAAAAAGATTGGGTGTGACGGGTGTGTTCAATAAAAAGGAAGAGCTTATAGGGGTGATAACCGATGGCGACCTGAGGAGAGCGATTGAAAAATATGACAACTTGTTGATAAAAAAGGCCAAGGATGTGATGACTGTCAATCCAAAAGTAATAAGAAAAGATGCCCTTGCCGTCTATGCATTAAAAAAGATGGAAGAATTTTCTATAACATCGCTTTTTGTTACAGAGAGAGAAGGACAAAGGTATCCTGTAGGCATTATTCATATCCATGACCTTTTGAAGGCAAAGATTGTATGA
- the kdsA gene encoding 3-deoxy-8-phosphooctulonate synthase — protein sequence MQKKVKVGNIKIGGKPFVFIGGPCVIEGRDITLRIAEKLSKLTGALNIPFIFKSSYDKANRTSINSYRGQGMEEGLRILSEVKKDVGVLVLTDIHSAEEAGIASKIVDVLQVPALLSRQTDILVACGKTGKPVNIKKGQFLSPYEIKHAIDKVLSTGNSKILITERGTCFGYNNLVNDFRAIPIMRGFGYPVIFDATHSVQKPGAMINRSGGEREFIFPLAKAAIAIGVDGVFMEVHEDPSKALCDGENSISLDELPRLLKTLKTIEEAL from the coding sequence ATGCAAAAAAAGGTGAAGGTAGGAAACATAAAGATTGGAGGGAAACCTTTCGTATTTATTGGTGGCCCTTGTGTTATTGAGGGAAGGGATATAACCCTAAGGATAGCCGAAAAACTCTCAAAATTGACTGGTGCCCTCAATATACCTTTTATATTCAAATCATCCTATGATAAAGCAAACAGAACATCCATAAACAGTTATAGAGGGCAAGGCATGGAAGAAGGGTTGAGGATACTCTCCGAAGTAAAAAAGGATGTGGGGGTTTTGGTATTAACTGACATACACTCAGCAGAGGAGGCGGGTATTGCCTCAAAAATAGTGGATGTATTACAGGTTCCGGCACTATTATCAAGGCAGACCGATATACTTGTGGCGTGTGGAAAGACGGGTAAACCCGTTAATATCAAAAAAGGGCAGTTTTTATCCCCCTATGAAATAAAACACGCCATAGACAAGGTTTTATCTACTGGAAATTCTAAGATCCTCATTACAGAGAGGGGAACATGCTTTGGGTATAATAATCTTGTGAACGATTTCAGGGCTATACCGATTATGAGGGGTTTTGGATATCCCGTGATCTTTGATGCTACCCATAGTGTTCAAAAACCCGGGGCGATGATTAATCGCTCTGGTGGAGAAAGAGAATTTATTTTCCCCTTGGCCAAGGCTGCTATTGCTATAGGGGTAGATGGGGTTTTCATGGAAGTACATGAAGACCCGTCAAAGGCTTTGTGCGATGGCGAAAACTCTATTTCCCTCGATGAGCTGCCACGTCTTTTAAAGACACTAAAAACGATAGAGGAAGCACTATGA
- a CDS encoding cofactor-independent phosphoglycerate mutase, translated as MKYVVIIGDGMADFPLNELHGKTPLMVAKKPYMDMMAKEGFCGKVVTIPEGLPPGSDVAGISIFGYDPSKYYTGRAPLEAYSMGIEMDENDVAFRCNLVNLQVLPDKVIMEDFSGGHITTEEASIIIEDLNKALGSDEFHFFTGVGYRHIMLWKEGIYEMRSTPPHNIMEKEISPYLPAGKGADEILSLMRNSQRVLSDHPVNRKRIMMGKLPANSIWLWGQGKRSYFPLFAEKHNMKGATVAAVDLVKGISSLIGFDTPYVEGATGYLDTDYTAKSKKALELLLDHDIVYIHIEAPDEASHNGNVKEKIKAIESIDSKIVGAIFESMKEDIRFLIVTDHATPISMRTHYACPVPFAIFDKMNKKNGCQSGYDERAGDKIFDGEGLIEFFIRGQ; from the coding sequence ATGAAGTATGTGGTAATCATTGGAGACGGTATGGCGGATTTTCCTTTAAATGAACTTCACGGCAAAACACCGCTCATGGTTGCAAAAAAACCTTACATGGATATGATGGCAAAAGAAGGGTTTTGTGGAAAAGTGGTGACGATACCGGAAGGCCTTCCTCCTGGAAGCGATGTCGCCGGTATATCCATATTTGGTTATGATCCGTCAAAATATTATACAGGAAGGGCACCTCTTGAAGCCTACAGCATGGGCATTGAAATGGACGAGAATGATGTAGCCTTCAGATGTAATCTCGTAAATCTTCAAGTTCTACCTGATAAAGTTATCATGGAAGATTTTAGCGGAGGACATATAACCACAGAAGAAGCCAGTATTATTATAGAAGATTTAAATAAGGCATTGGGAAGCGATGAATTCCACTTTTTTACCGGTGTGGGTTACAGGCACATAATGTTATGGAAGGAAGGTATATATGAGATGAGATCAACACCCCCCCATAATATTATGGAAAAAGAGATTTCACCTTACCTTCCAGCGGGTAAAGGAGCGGACGAGATTTTATCGTTGATGAGAAATTCTCAACGGGTCTTATCTGACCATCCTGTAAACAGGAAGAGAATTATGATGGGGAAACTCCCTGCGAACAGTATATGGTTATGGGGACAGGGGAAAAGATCGTATTTTCCATTATTTGCAGAGAAGCATAACATGAAAGGGGCAACAGTTGCTGCTGTGGATCTGGTAAAGGGCATAAGTAGTCTTATAGGGTTTGATACGCCTTATGTTGAAGGTGCTACAGGTTATTTAGATACAGACTACACAGCAAAATCTAAAAAGGCACTTGAACTCTTACTGGACCATGATATTGTGTATATTCATATTGAGGCGCCCGATGAAGCTTCTCACAATGGCAATGTTAAAGAAAAGATAAAGGCTATTGAGAGTATTGATAGCAAAATTGTGGGCGCAATCTTTGAAAGTATGAAAGAAGATATAAGATTTTTGATTGTTACAGACCATGCAACCCCTATATCGATGAGAACACACTATGCATGCCCGGTCCCCTTTGCAATATTTGATAAAATGAACAAAAAAAATGGATGCCAATCAGGATACGATGAGCGTGCAGGCGATAAGATTTTTGACGGTGAAGGGTTGATTGAGTTTTTCATAAGGGGACAATAA